One Helicoverpa zea isolate HzStark_Cry1AcR chromosome 11, ilHelZeax1.1, whole genome shotgun sequence genomic window carries:
- the LOC124634574 gene encoding uncharacterized protein LOC124634574, whose amino-acid sequence MDEVLKALQKIQKELDEQKITIQKSGENVTEQVTKNINNILDEKFKSLEEKYENLKEKVENQEKRLYFLEKQARQRNIVLFGLIETESSYSNLENIILNFINEHFSVKVDHRDIQEAKRIGKKGERPRPIIITVSTLGVKIAIFKQKNVLENTPYYIKEDYPEHVLNKRKELQEQVRIEKEKGNSVRIKYDKLIIMNKKSNHTSIHSKRMLSNSPETINTCTNPSEEHKKQANKKNKTEISIQRSSSLSEGPIKPGILNFFHKHPTNTSKNQDNKTNNL is encoded by the coding sequence ATGGATGAAGTTCTAAAAGCACTGCAAAAAATCCAAAAAGAATTAgatgaacaaaaaataacaatccaGAAAAGCGGGGAAAACGTAACAGAGCAAGTaacgaaaaatataaataatatattagacGAGAAATTCAAGTCATTGGAAGAAAAGTATGAAAACCTCAAGGAAAAAGTAGAAAATCAGGAAAAACGACTATACTTCCTCGAAAAACAAGCGAGACAAAGAAATATAGTGCTATTCGGCCTAATTGAAACTGAATCGTCATACTCCaacttagaaaatattattttaaatttcataaatgAACACTTCTCTGTAAAGGTAGATCATAGAGACATACAGGAGGCTAAACGAATTGGGAAAAAAGGGGAAAGGCCAAGACCCATAATTATTACTGTTTCAACACTTGGTGTAAAAATAGCCATATTCAAACAGAAGAATGTACTTGAGAATACCCCCTATTACATAAAAGAGGACTATCCTGAGCATGTCTTAAATAAAAGGAAAGAGCTACAAGAGCAAGTGCGCATTGAAAAAGAGAAAGGAAACTCTGTTAGAATCAAATatgacaaattaataattatgaataagAAATCTAATCATACATCAATACATAGTAAAAGAATGCTTTCTAACTCTCCAGAAACTATTAACACCTGTACAAACCCTAGCGAAGAACATAAAAAGCAGgccaataagaaaaataaaacagagaTTTCCATACAAAGATCATCCAGTCTATCAGAGGGACCAATCAAACCGGGAATATTAAATTTCTTCCATAAGCACCCGACTAACACATCGAAAAATCAAGACAACAAAACTAATAACTTATAA